In Tuberibacillus sp. Marseille-P3662, the following proteins share a genomic window:
- a CDS encoding MalY/PatB family protein, whose product MIFDYDTEINRTNTNSVKWNYGQSIFGKEDILPLWVADMDFASPPSVIEAIQRRAKHPIFGYPGLPDAFYNAIIGWMNRRFGATVASDWITATPGVVPGISYAIDAFTGPGDKVIIQPPVYKPFFSAVENKGRRVVENPLIESDGAYYMDYADLEAKIDDRTKLLILCSPHNPIGRVWTKDEIERLAAICQKHNIIIISDEIHSDLVFDREAHTPLFTLSESIADRTVTFIAPSKTFNLAGLFSSVALIKNKQLLSDFQAASERAGVKDKLNIFGIEALIAAYNDGDEWLDQLLTYLQGNAKFVHQFLSDRIPQIKMKMPQATYLGWMDFRELGLSADELDQFLIHEAGLGLNNGIWFGPGGEGFARLNFGCPRSILERAMSQLEQAVKARFV is encoded by the coding sequence TTGATTTTTGATTATGATACTGAAATCAATCGCACTAACACGAATTCTGTTAAATGGAACTATGGTCAATCCATATTTGGAAAAGAGGATATATTACCGTTATGGGTTGCTGATATGGACTTTGCCAGTCCACCATCGGTCATAGAGGCGATTCAAAGACGTGCGAAACATCCAATTTTTGGTTATCCCGGGTTGCCAGATGCTTTTTATAATGCAATTATAGGTTGGATGAACCGGCGTTTCGGAGCAACTGTGGCTTCAGATTGGATCACGGCAACGCCCGGAGTTGTACCTGGCATTTCCTATGCGATTGATGCCTTTACGGGACCTGGAGATAAAGTTATTATTCAACCGCCTGTCTATAAGCCATTTTTTTCAGCGGTTGAAAACAAGGGTAGACGTGTTGTGGAAAATCCATTGATTGAGTCGGATGGGGCCTACTATATGGATTATGCCGATTTGGAGGCAAAGATCGATGACCGGACCAAGCTGCTTATCTTATGCAGTCCGCATAACCCGATTGGACGGGTGTGGACGAAGGATGAGATAGAACGATTGGCAGCCATCTGTCAGAAACATAATATCATCATCATTTCCGATGAAATCCATTCAGATCTGGTTTTTGACAGAGAAGCTCACACGCCGTTATTCACACTGTCTGAATCTATCGCAGACCGTACAGTAACGTTTATTGCACCGAGTAAAACCTTTAATCTCGCTGGTCTGTTTTCATCTGTCGCTCTGATTAAAAATAAGCAGTTATTATCAGACTTCCAGGCGGCTTCCGAACGTGCAGGCGTCAAAGATAAGTTAAATATCTTTGGTATTGAGGCTTTAATAGCTGCTTATAATGATGGTGATGAATGGCTTGATCAACTTTTGACTTATTTGCAGGGCAATGCTAAGTTTGTCCATCAGTTTCTTTCTGACCGTATTCCACAAATTAAGATGAAGATGCCGCAAGCGACTTATCTTGGCTGGATGGACTTCCGCGAATTAGGATTATCAGCTGATGAACTGGATCAATTCTTGATTCATGAGGCGGGGCTTGGTTTAAATAATGGCATATGGTTCGGTCCGGGAGGTGAAGGGTTTGCCCGCTTAAACTTCGGCTGTCCACGATCCATATTGGAGCGGGCGATGTCCCAACTGGAGCAAGCGGTTAAAGCCCGGTTTGTCTAA
- a CDS encoding amidase domain-containing protein translates to MEWMKALRSHLKKTGEFWVDQAYDRYQLLDEAEQSSIVRKKQLLKERKAEITKANIRGQILGVQQFQNLRFVRYMRHLQFVVKQKDQFYIEEQWLPRRAEFKDEQLVGDLKVDVHKCDQNNNREDGERSTVLNDRKKQKGGFPGYDRMQVVKYADRWWNTHNPAYQSFDVDCTNYVSQCLKAGGAPMHGQYNRTKGWWCTDTNWSYSWSVAHALRWYLGSPNNQLGVVTVDRPEELMPGDVVCYDFEGDGRFDHTTIVTEKDANDMPLVNAHTTDSRHRYWSYEDSTAWTENIQYQFFHIKDD, encoded by the coding sequence ATGGAATGGATGAAAGCACTAAGATCGCATCTCAAAAAAACCGGTGAATTTTGGGTCGATCAAGCATATGACCGGTATCAGCTCTTAGATGAAGCTGAACAGAGCAGCATTGTTCGAAAAAAACAGTTGTTGAAAGAACGGAAAGCAGAAATTACCAAGGCTAACATCCGAGGTCAAATTTTAGGTGTTCAACAATTCCAAAATTTAAGGTTTGTTCGTTATATGCGTCATCTTCAATTTGTTGTTAAACAAAAAGATCAGTTTTATATCGAAGAGCAGTGGCTTCCCCGGCGAGCCGAATTCAAGGATGAACAGTTAGTCGGTGATTTGAAAGTTGATGTTCATAAGTGTGATCAAAATAATAATCGAGAAGATGGAGAGCGGTCCACGGTACTGAATGATCGAAAAAAGCAGAAGGGGGGATTCCCGGGTTATGATCGAATGCAGGTAGTGAAATATGCGGATCGCTGGTGGAATACCCATAATCCGGCCTATCAGTCGTTTGATGTGGATTGCACTAACTATGTGTCTCAATGTTTAAAAGCAGGTGGTGCGCCGATGCATGGACAATATAATCGCACAAAAGGATGGTGGTGTACCGATACAAATTGGAGTTACAGTTGGAGCGTAGCTCATGCCTTACGTTGGTATCTTGGTTCCCCTAATAATCAACTGGGAGTGGTTACGGTGGATCGGCCTGAAGAGCTGATGCCGGGCGATGTGGTCTGCTATGATTTTGAAGGTGACGGTCGGTTTGATCATACCACTATTGTGACTGAAAAGGATGCTAATGATATGCCGCTCGTGAATGCCCACACGACGGATTCAAGGCATCGGTACTGGTCCTACGAGGATTCCACGGCATGGACGGAGAACATTCAATATCAATTTTTTCACATTAAGGATGACTAA
- the trmL gene encoding tRNA (uridine(34)/cytosine(34)/5-carboxymethylaminomethyluridine(34)-2'-O)-methyltransferase TrmL gives MGIHVVLYQPEIPSNTGNISRTCAATNSTLHLIRPLGFSTDDKMLKRAGLDYWQHVDIRYHDSLEEVCSNFPDGRFFYVENFGDIPHTQFDYSDTSQDFLFVFGRETDGLPDEVIENNRDRCLRLPMSDVMRSLNLSNTAAIMLYEALRQQGFPDLS, from the coding sequence ATGGGCATACACGTTGTGTTATATCAGCCTGAAATTCCGTCGAATACAGGGAATATCTCACGTACATGTGCAGCGACTAATTCCACATTACATTTGATCCGTCCGCTCGGATTTTCAACGGATGATAAAATGCTCAAACGCGCTGGGTTGGATTATTGGCAGCACGTTGACATTCGATATCATGATTCACTAGAAGAGGTGTGTAGCAACTTTCCAGATGGTCGTTTTTTCTATGTAGAGAATTTCGGTGACATTCCTCATACTCAATTCGATTATTCAGATACTAGCCAAGACTTTCTATTTGTTTTTGGACGTGAAACGGATGGATTGCCAGATGAAGTGATTGAGAACAATAGAGACCGGTGTTTACGTTTACCAATGTCTGACGTGATGCGCTCACTCAATCTATCTAATACAGCCGCCATCATGCTTTATGAAGCTTTAAGACAACAAGGGTTTCCCGATTTGTCGTAA
- the cccB gene encoding cytochrome c551, with translation MIRKLLVIGIASLGLVLSGCGSSGDESSSEDSSNGSTSESTSSASAEKIFSNNCTSCHGDNLEGASAPALKNIGSELSQDEISDQIKNGGGGMPPGLISDDKAEKVASWLAKKK, from the coding sequence ATGATAAGAAAGTTATTGGTCATTGGTATAGCCAGCCTTGGATTAGTTTTATCAGGTTGTGGAAGTAGTGGTGATGAATCATCATCTGAAGATTCTTCTAACGGATCAACTTCTGAATCAACCTCCTCAGCGAGTGCTGAAAAAATCTTTAGTAATAATTGTACAAGTTGCCATGGCGATAATTTGGAAGGCGCTTCCGCACCGGCTTTGAAAAACATCGGCAGCGAGCTATCTCAGGATGAAATTTCAGACCAAATTAAAAATGGTGGCGGTGGAATGCCTCCGGGCTTAATATCAGATGATAAAGCGGAAAAAGTCGCCTCTTGGTTGGCGAAGAAAAAATAG